A stretch of the Capsicum annuum cultivar UCD-10X-F1 chromosome 8, UCD10Xv1.1, whole genome shotgun sequence genome encodes the following:
- the LOC107839182 gene encoding 60S ribosomal protein L36-2, producing MTPKQPNTGLSVGLNKGHIVTKKALAPRPSERKGKTSKRIHFVRSLVREVAGFAPYEKRITELLKVGKDKRALKAAKRKRGTHKRAKKKREEMSTVLRKTRAAGGGEKKK from the exons ATGACTCCAAAGCAGCCAAACACAGGCCTTTCTGTGGGTCTTAACAAAGGACACATTGTTACTAAGAAAGCATTGGCTCCACGCCCTTCTGAAAGGAAAGGG AAAACCAGTAAGAGAATACATTTTGTTAGAAGCCTTGTCAGAGAAGTAGCTGGTTTTGCACCTTATGAGAAGAGAATTACTGAGCTTCTTAAAGTTGGAAAGGACAAACGTGCTCTTAAGGCAGCCAAGAGGAAGCGTGGCACTCACAAGAGAGCAAAGAAGAAGCGTGAAGAAATGTCCACTGTTCTCCGTAAAACAAG GGCTGCTGGAGGTGGTGAAAAGAAGAAATGA